DNA from Streptomyces canus:
GCGGCACGGCTACATCCCCATGTTCATCGCAGGCTTCGCCGAAGCGGAGATCGTCGGCGCCTGCGAGAAGCTGGAGAACCCCGAAGCCCCCGTGTGGAGCAAGGTCCATCTGACCGGGGTGGAAGCAATGGGCTGCGGAACGCTCGCGTACGACGCTGAGACCGACACAGTCCTGCCGCACATCCACACCTCGTTGGGGGAGAAGGCGCGATCAGCCACCGGGCACACGAGCCACCTGCTCAGCGCCCAAGTGCAGTTCCTTGTCGAGATGCTCGTAGTGGAAGTCACGTCGCCAGTGATGAC
Protein-coding regions in this window:
- a CDS encoding PPC domain-containing DNA-binding protein — its product is MRSYELTTGRTFGVTFDHGDDFFPTLADFCRQNGVRHGYIPMFIAGFAEAEIVGACEKLENPEAPVWSKVHLTGVEAMGCGTLAYDAETDTVLPHIHTSLGEKARSATGHTSHLLSAQVQFLVEMLVVEVTSPVMTRPNNPDLYDVPLLTFGT